AGCCTGTTTATGAACAGCCGGCCCTTCTCAATGGAGCGGCCGTTGGTAGAAGAAGACCCCTTTCCCGACAGGAGGAGGGTTACTGAATGTTTACATCGCCGCAATGGCGCAAGGCGCGGAACAACCGGATATCACGCCACAAACAGTTGATTCAGCCCAGATGAACTTGAAGCGGAAGGACCTTTCCCAGGGACGCCAATCCCGGCCGCCGCCTCTCCCCGGCAACACAAGGGAAAGGGAAGCAGCGAACCAGAATATGTTACAAAAACGAAAGCATCTTGCCCGGGCCGCCACCAAGGGGCAGGGCAATCTGTTTACAAATATGTAATACGAGCAGACTAATATCACGTGGTTGTACAACTTCCCCCAGGACAGCACCATGGGCCAAAGAGAAATAATTTATACAAAACAATTTGTTATATGATTTTACAGCTCTTCGGCACGGATATTGCCGTGGGTGAAAGGCAACTGACAAAAAATTATCTGGATTGCACGGAGGAAACTTCATGGACACTGGCGACACCGCATTTATGCTTGTAGCCTCGGCCCTGGTCATGCTGATGACCCCGGGCCTGGCCCTTTTCTACGGCGGCCTGGTCCGCTCGAAAAACGTACTGGCCACCATCATGAACAGCTTTATCTGCCTGGGGCTTATTTCGCTTGTCTGGGTTTTTTACGGCTATTCCCTGGCCTTTGGCCCGGACGTGGGCGGCTTCATCGGCAACCTTGACTGGGCCGGCCTGAGCGGAGTCGGGCTTGAACCGGGACCCTATGCCGATTCCATCCCCCACCTGCTTTTTGTCGCCTTTCAGATGATGTTCGCCGTCATCACCCCGGCGCTGATCAGCGGGGCCTTTGCCGAGCGGATGAAATTTTCCGCCTTTCTCGCCTTTACCCTGCTCTGGTCCACCCTGGTCTACCTGCCGGTGTGTCACTGGGTATGGGGCGGCGGCTGGCTCGGCAGCCACGGGGCCCTGGATTTTGCCGGCGGAACCGTCATCCACATCAACTCCGGCGCCGCAGCCCTGGTCGCCGCCATATATATTGGTAAGAGAAAGGGCTGGGGCAAGGAGTCGATGCACCCCCACAACCTGCCGATGACCATCCTGGGCGCCGGCATCCTCTGGTTCGGCTGGTTCGGCTTCAACGCCGGCAGCGCCCTGGCAGCCAATCAAACAGCCACCCTGGCCTTTTTCACCACCCAGGTCGCAACCGGCGCGGCCGCCCTTTCCTGGGTGGTTGCCGAATGGCTGATCCAGAAAAAACCCACCACCCTGGGAGCGGCCTCCGGCGCCGTGGCCGGGCTGGTAGCGATCACTCCCGGGGCCGGCTTTGTCGGTCCGATGTCCGCAATCATCATCGGCCTGGCTGCCGGCGTAATCTGCTACCTGGCCGTGCTCGCCAAATCCAGGCTCGGCTATGACGACGCCCTGGACGTGGTTGCGGTACACGGAATCGGCGGGCTGTGGGGCGCCCTGGCCACCGGGCTGTTCGCCTCAATCGGCGCCACCGGACTCTTCTTCGGCAACCCGGGCCAGCTCTGGATTCAGGCCTACGGCGCCCTGGCGACCATTGCCTATTCCATGATCGTTACATACATTATCCTCAAGGTCGTTGACATGATCTTCGGTGTCCGGGTTGATACAGAGGCCGAGGTCCAGGGGCTCGACCTGTCCGAGCACAACGAAACCGGCTATACCTCTTAAGCCAAGGTAGGCGACCATGAAAAAAATCGAAGCGATTATCAAGCCGTTCAAAACGGATGCTGTCATCTGATGTCCAGGGAACTGCGGGCCCGGCGTGAAGCCCTTGAATCCTTATGGCAACAGGGCATGAGCGGCCGAGCCCTGCTCAAACAACATAGCGCCCTGCTGGACGAGTTCATCGTCGAGAGCTTTACCCGGTGCAGGGAGGCCGGGTCCGGCCTGGCCCTGGTGGCCACCGGCGGCTACGGCCGGCAGGAGCTTTTTCCCTTTTCCGACGTTGATCTCATGCTCCTCTATGAGCCGGCCATGAAGGACCGCCTCAACCCGGTCATCGAGACGGTCATCTACCCTCTCTGGGATGCCGGCCTGGAGGTCGGTCACAGTGTCCGCACCGTGGAGCAGTGCATTATCGACGCCCAGGAGGATTTCTTTTTCCAGGTCTCGCTGGTGGATAATCGTTTCCTGGCCGGCAACGGCCGGCTCTTTGACCACTTCCGGGACAGCTTCGGCCAGGAGTTTATCGAGGGCCACCGCAAACCGTTCCTGGACAAGATGCTCGACTTCCGGCGGAAGCGCCATCACAGCTTCGGCACCCAGTCCTTTTTACTGGAACCGCAGATCAAGGAAAACCGGGGCGGTTTCCGGGACATCCAGGCCATGCTCTGGACCGCCCGGGTCATCTTCGGCCTGGCCGACCTTGCGGCCATGCAAGAGGCCGGCCTGCTCCTGGAACGGGAGCGGGAACAGTTTGAACAGGCCTGGGACTTTCTCGTCCGGGTCAGAAACCGCCTCCACTATCTGGGGTCCCGCAAAAACGACCAGCTGTTCTTCGAGCACCAGGAAAAAATTGCCAAGGCCCTGGACTACAAAAACACCGGCGGACTCCTGGACGTGGAATGTTTCATGCGCGATCTCTACCAGCACATGCGGACCGTGGCGGTGAACAGCGAGCTGTTCTTCGAGCATGTACGCGAGGTGCTGGGACCGCCGCCGGACCGGGCCGGACAACGGGCGCTGGAGCCGGGGATCGAACTTCGCCAGGAGCGGCTCCACCTCGTTGACCCCAAGCTGCTGCGCAAGAAACCGGTCCTGCTGCTGCGGATCTTCGCCCTGGCGGCCAGGAACCGGACCCCGATCCATCACCGGACCAAGAAACTTATCCGGGAATCCCTGGCCCTGGTGGACGATCGATTGCGCCGTTCCAAAAGGGCGGCCAAATCTTTTTTTGATCTGCTCGTCCGGGACAGCGGCTCCCAGGCCCTGGACGCGCTGCTGGAAACCGGGCTGCTCAGCGCCTATATCCCTGAATTCGCCGCAGTGGAATCCCTGGCCCAGCATGACGTCTACCATGTATATACCGTGGACAGCCACCTGCTCCAGACCGTGGCTGAGCTTCACCGGCTCAGCGGGAAAGAGGCCAGGATCCTTGCCACCCTCTCCGCCCCGCATCTCCTGTTTCTGGCCGGGCTGCTTCACGATATCGGCAAGGGGCGCGGCGGCAGCCACGAGGAAAAGGGGGCCGAACTTGTGGCCGGGATCGGCGCCCGCCTGGGTCTGAGCCCGGAACAGCGCGACACCCTTGCCTTCCTGGTCCGCAACCACCTGTTCCTGACCATGACCGCCATGCGCCGCGACCTTGAGGACGAGGCGTTTATCCTGCGCTGCGCCGACAGGATCCGCGACCCGCAGCGGCTGGCCATGCTCTATCTCCTGTCTGTTGCCGATGCCCGGGCCACCGGCCCCAGCGTGTGGAACGAATGGAAGGGGGCCCTGCTCCTGGAACTGTACCTGAAAATCGCCCTGATCCTGGACCGGGCCGAGATGGCCCTGCCCGACCGCCGCAAGGGCGCGAAGTGGATGCGCCGCCAGATCAGGAAACTCCGTCCCCCGCCCCTGGAGCTTGATATTGAGGAGCTGCCCGACGATTATCTGCTCAGCTTTGCCCCGGAAAACGTGGTTGACCATATCAGGCGGCGCCAGGACCTGAACTATACAAAACTGGCCTTCCAGGCCGTTGAGGAAGCAGACCACTGGTCCCTGCTGCTGCTTGCCCGGGACCGGCCCGGGCTCCTGGCCAAGATCTGCGGCGTCCTCGCCCTGCACAACATCAACGTGCACAGGGCCCAGATCTTCACCTGGCCGGACGGCACGGTGGTCGATACCCTGGAGGTGGCTCCGGCCATTAACAGCAGCTTTGCCGAACAGGATTGGCGGAAACTCGAACATGACCTGCGGGCCGCCATTACCAACCGTCTGGGCCTCACCCACCGCCTCCATCGCAAACTGCAGCCGATCCGGCGGCCCGCCCCCCAGGCCGGCAACGACCGGGCCAAGGTCCTGCTCGACAACGAAACCGCTGACACCCACACCATCATCGAGGTATTTTCCCGGGACC
The Desulfobacterales bacterium DNA segment above includes these coding regions:
- a CDS encoding ammonium transporter, which translates into the protein MDTGDTAFMLVASALVMLMTPGLALFYGGLVRSKNVLATIMNSFICLGLISLVWVFYGYSLAFGPDVGGFIGNLDWAGLSGVGLEPGPYADSIPHLLFVAFQMMFAVITPALISGAFAERMKFSAFLAFTLLWSTLVYLPVCHWVWGGGWLGSHGALDFAGGTVIHINSGAAALVAAIYIGKRKGWGKESMHPHNLPMTILGAGILWFGWFGFNAGSALAANQTATLAFFTTQVATGAAALSWVVAEWLIQKKPTTLGAASGAVAGLVAITPGAGFVGPMSAIIIGLAAGVICYLAVLAKSRLGYDDALDVVAVHGIGGLWGALATGLFASIGATGLFFGNPGQLWIQAYGALATIAYSMIVTYIILKVVDMIFGVRVDTEAEVQGLDLSEHNETGYTS
- the glnD gene encoding [protein-PII] uridylyltransferase, coding for MSRELRARREALESLWQQGMSGRALLKQHSALLDEFIVESFTRCREAGSGLALVATGGYGRQELFPFSDVDLMLLYEPAMKDRLNPVIETVIYPLWDAGLEVGHSVRTVEQCIIDAQEDFFFQVSLVDNRFLAGNGRLFDHFRDSFGQEFIEGHRKPFLDKMLDFRRKRHHSFGTQSFLLEPQIKENRGGFRDIQAMLWTARVIFGLADLAAMQEAGLLLEREREQFEQAWDFLVRVRNRLHYLGSRKNDQLFFEHQEKIAKALDYKNTGGLLDVECFMRDLYQHMRTVAVNSELFFEHVREVLGPPPDRAGQRALEPGIELRQERLHLVDPKLLRKKPVLLLRIFALAARNRTPIHHRTKKLIRESLALVDDRLRRSKRAAKSFFDLLVRDSGSQALDALLETGLLSAYIPEFAAVESLAQHDVYHVYTVDSHLLQTVAELHRLSGKEARILATLSAPHLLFLAGLLHDIGKGRGGSHEEKGAELVAGIGARLGLSPEQRDTLAFLVRNHLFLTMTAMRRDLEDEAFILRCADRIRDPQRLAMLYLLSVADARATGPSVWNEWKGALLLELYLKIALILDRAEMALPDRRKGAKWMRRQIRKLRPPPLELDIEELPDDYLLSFAPENVVDHIRRRQDLNYTKLAFQAVEEADHWSLLLLARDRPGLLAKICGVLALHNINVHRAQIFTWPDGTVVDTLEVAPAINSSFAEQDWRKLEHDLRAAITNRLGLTHRLHRKLQPIRRPAPQAGNDRAKVLLDNETADTHTIIEVFSRDRPGLLYEVTRTLADFEINIFQAKIAQEAEQVVDVFYVRDNYGDKILDPVLKEEIRASLMFVVTRGR